The window ATCGTAACTGCGATGAGAGCTAATCGTTTAGAGCCAAAAAGAATTCGATTTGTTTATCCAAAAGAAGGAAAAGAAGCAAATACATTGCTAATCGAAGGTATAAAAGATGGAAAGCCTGATTTAAAAATATTACCGCCTTTATATGTATATGGAGATGACGGGAAATATACGCAAGAAGTAAAAGAGATGCTGTATGGAAAAGAGTGAAAAACAGCATACTTTTTACGTGTTAGAATGTAAGGACGGTTCTTATTATGCTGGTTATACGAATGATTTAGTGAAAAGAATAAAGGTACATAATGAAGGTAAGGGAGCAAAGTATACACGCGCCAAGCGGCCAGTTAGTTGTATATATAGTGAACTATACGAAACGAAGCAAGAGGCTATGCAAGCAGAGTATGCTTTTAAGCAGCTAACGCGGAAACAAAAAATAAATTATATGGGGGCAAGTAAATAATGAAATCTCAGAAATCGACCGAGCATGAACAAAGTAGCTGCTTGTATTTAGTTGCAACACCCATTGGAAACTTAGAAGATATGACGATGAGAGCTATTCGAATATTAAAAGAAGTAGATATTATTGCAGCAGAGGATACAAGAAATACGAAAAAACTGTGTAACTACTTTGAGATATCTACACCACTTATAAGCTATCACGACCATAACCTACAAGCTGGTGGAGAAAAACTATTGGAATTATTGAGAGAGGGCAAACGTATAGCATTGGTAAGTGATGCAGGTCTTCCTTGTATTTCTGATCCTGGTGCAGATATTGCTGCTAAAGCAGTAAAAGAAGGCTTTGCCGTTGTGCCTGTCCCTGGAGCAAATGCTGCACTTAGTGCTCTAATTGCATCGGGACTGACGACACAGCCCTTTTTCTTTTATGGTTTTTTAAGTCGCAATAAAAAAGAAAGAAAAGTAGAGATCGAAAAGTTACAAAAAAGACAAGAGTCCGTTATTTTATATGAGTCACCACATCGTTTGAAAGAATCATTACGGGATATGCAGTCTGTTATGGATGGAAAACGCAAAATTGTATTGGCACGAGAGTTAACAAAAAAGTTTGAAGAGTTTTTAAGAGGTACGATTGACGAAGCTGTTGAGTGGGTGGAACAGGCAGAGATTCGAGGAGAATTCTGTATTGTGTTAGAGGGAAATGAAGATGCAGTAGAAATTGAAGAAACACCGTGGTGGTCAAAACTAACACTGGAAGAGCATGTGGACCAACTAATAGAAGAGAAAAATTGTACTTCAAAGGAAGCTATTAAAGAAGTGGCGATCCAAAGAGGTCTATCTAAAAGAGAAGTCTACCAAAATTATCATGTAGAGTAAAAAGAACCGTAAACTTAAAAAGTTTACGGTTCTTTTTATTAATTATTTTAGGTTACTTTGAATCTCTTTAATTAGTAATTCTGCACCTTCTGGGCTTAGAATCAGTTTTCCACCAACTAGACGTAGGTTATCATCTGAAACTTCACCAGTTACAGCACAAGTCATATTTGGCATATATTTTTTTAGGATGATTTTATCATCATCTACGTAAATCTCTAATGCATCTTTTTCAGCAATACCTAACGTGCGACGTAATTCAATTGGAATAACTACACGACCTAATTCATCAACTTTACGTACAATACCTGTAGATTTCATAAAAAATTGTTCTCCTCTCAAGAGTGCATATTTTTCGCCAAGATTCGACATAAACCTCTTTTATGTAATATATCATACCAAGTACTACCATTTACGTCAATAATTAATGCTTTAGCGAAAGAGAGTAATATAATAGTATTTTGATATTTAAATCACTTTTTATTAAAAAAACGATTCTTTATAAGGAAAATAGGAATTATTTTGATATATTATCTAGTTTTTTGAAATTTATCGATTAACCAATTTCATTCGACAAACATGAATAAATGAATTGATTGAAACAAAGTCTTCATTTCGATAGAATAAAGAATAAAGAGAATCAACATTGGAGGCATCTTTACATTGAAAGATCAACAGAAAACATTCTATTTAACAACGCCAATTTATTATCCAAGTGGAAAATTTCACATTGGAACCGCGTATACGACCGTTGCTTCCGATGCAATGGCCAGATACAAAAGACTTAGAGGATATGAAGTTCGTTTCCTAACAGGAATGGACGAGCATGGTCAAAAGATTCAAGAAAAAGCACAAGAAGCAGAAAAAGAACCTCAAATTTATGTAGATGAGATTGCAGAAGCTGCCAAAAAAGTATGGGCTTTAATGGACATTTCCTATGATGATTTTATCCAGACTACTGAGGAACGTCATACAAAAATAGTGGAGAAAATATTTCAAAAATTCTTGAATAATGGAGACATTTATAAGGGAGAATACGAAGGATGGTATTGTACGCCATGTGAGTCTTTCTTTACTGAAACACAGTTAATAGAAGGAAACTGTCCAGACTGCGGTCGTCCAGTTCAAAAAGTGAAAGAAGAATCATACTTCTTTAATATGAAAAAATATGCTGATCGTTTATTGGCATACTATGAGCAAAACGTTGAATTTATAGAGCCAGAGTCTAGAAAAAATGAAATGATAAATAACTTTATTAAACCGGGTCTTGAAGATTTATCAGTATCAAGAACATCCTTTGATTGGGGGATTAAAGTGCCCGGCGATTCTAAGCATGTAATTTACGTGTGGGTAGATGCCTTAACTAATTATATTACCTCACTCGGTTATCTATCAGATGATGATTCTCTATTCCAAAAGTTTTGGCCGGCAGATGTCCATGTAGTAGGT is drawn from Psychrobacillus sp. INOP01 and contains these coding sequences:
- a CDS encoding GIY-YIG nuclease family protein; its protein translation is MEKSEKQHTFYVLECKDGSYYAGYTNDLVKRIKVHNEGKGAKYTRAKRPVSCIYSELYETKQEAMQAEYAFKQLTRKQKINYMGASK
- the rsmI gene encoding 16S rRNA (cytidine(1402)-2'-O)-methyltransferase; the protein is MKSQKSTEHEQSSCLYLVATPIGNLEDMTMRAIRILKEVDIIAAEDTRNTKKLCNYFEISTPLISYHDHNLQAGGEKLLELLREGKRIALVSDAGLPCISDPGADIAAKAVKEGFAVVPVPGANAALSALIASGLTTQPFFFYGFLSRNKKERKVEIEKLQKRQESVILYESPHRLKESLRDMQSVMDGKRKIVLARELTKKFEEFLRGTIDEAVEWVEQAEIRGEFCIVLEGNEDAVEIEETPWWSKLTLEEHVDQLIEEKNCTSKEAIKEVAIQRGLSKREVYQNYHVE
- a CDS encoding AbrB/MazE/SpoVT family DNA-binding domain-containing protein, producing the protein MKSTGIVRKVDELGRVVIPIELRRTLGIAEKDALEIYVDDDKIILKKYMPNMTCAVTGEVSDDNLRLVGGKLILSPEGAELLIKEIQSNLK